The sequence ATCTCACTCTTTCAAGAGGTGGATTTTTTACTTGAGTTGTTAAAAGACGAACATGATGAATCTCTCGTTAATGAATTAAAGGATAAAGTTAAGGAACTTAAGATAGAGATTGAGGAGTATAAAAAGATATTTTTCCTCTCAGGAGAGCATGATAAAAGCAACGCCATTGTTTCACTCTCTGCTGGAGCTGGCGGAGTAGATGCTATGGATTGGACGCAGATACTTCTTGAGATGTATCTTAAGTGGTTTCAGAGAAAAAGGTTTGATTTCAATATTGTAGAGGTTTCTTATGGGGAAGAGGCAGGGATTAAAAGTGCCACAGTTATAGTTAAGGGTGATTATGCCTACGGACTCTTGAAGGGAGAGAATGGGGTTCATAGATTGGTAAGGATCTCTCCCTTTGATGCTGCACATAGAAGGCACACATCCTTTGCGCTTGTAGAAGTTGTACCAGAGATTCCTGAAGAGGAGATAAAAATCAATGAAGATGATTTAAGGATTGATGTGTTTAGAGCCAGTGGTCATGGAGGACAGTATGTTAACAAAACAGATTCAGCAGTAAGAGTTGTTCATATTCCTACAGGAATAGTTGTTACTTGCCAAAGTGAGAGATCCCAGCTTAAAAACAAAGAGACTGCTTTAAAAGTACTTTATTCTAAATTAGTTGAATTGAAAAAGATTGAAAAGGAGAGGAAAGTCTATGAACTGAAGGGAGGATTCAAATCTGCCTCCTGGGGAAATCAGGTAAGGAGTTATGTTTTTCATCCTTACACTCTTGTTAAGGACCATAGAACAGGGTTTGAGACTGGAAACCTTGGAAAGGTATTGAATGGAGAAATTGATGATTTTATATGGGCTTATCTAAGGAAACTAAAGGATGAAAAAGGAAAGAAAGAAAAAGATAATTAAAATAATAAAAAGAGGAGCAGGGATAATTCTTGGCTCCATTATTCAAGCTCTGGGTATAATACTTTTTCTTGCACCAAACAAAATTGCGCCTGGTGGTTTTTCAGGCCTTGCCATAGTTATCCATTATGTAATTCCCATCCCAATAGGAGTAATATACTTTGCCTTAAATGCCCCTCTTTTTATTCTGGCAGCGCGAAAGTATGGGTTTGGTTTCATAGGAACAACTCTCTTCGCAACTATAGCATCTTCTGTTGCGATAGATGTTTTAAATCCGTATTTTTCACCACTTACAAACAATCCTATTCTTGCATCAATATATGGTGGTGTTCTTGTTGGAGTTGGAGTGGGAATAGTTTTTAAAAATTGGGCAAGTACTGGTGGAACAGATCTCCTAGGGCAGCTTCTGTATGATTATTTTGGTCTTTCCTTTGGAACAACCATGCTTATATTTGATACACTGATTGTTATACTTGCAGCCTTTGTATTTAAATCTCCAGATTATGCCCTCTATGGTTTTCTTGGTCTGTTTGTTTCAGCCAAATCTACTGATCTTGTCCAGGAAGGTCTCTCCTATTCAAAATCTGTCTTTATTATCTCCAATTCGTACGAAAGAATAAAGATTAGAATAATAAGAGAGCTTCATAGGGGAGTTACAGAATTTAAAGTTAAGGGTTCATATACGGGAATAGAGAAAACTGCACTTCTCTCTGTTGTTCCCCAGAGACAACTCTCCTCAATAAAAGAGATCATTCACGATGAGGATCCAGATGCCTTTGTTGTGATATTAAATGCTGCACAGGTTATTGGTGAAGGATTCCTTCCCATAGAGGAGGCAAAGAGATGAGAATAGAAGTTGATCCTCATGTTCACACAATTGCTACAGGTCATGCCTTTTCCACAATCATTGAAAATGCCAGGGTCGCTAAAAGAAGAGGACTTTTGGGTATATGTATTACAGATCATGGACCAGCACGACCTGATAGCCCAAAGATTGATTACTTTAAAATGCTTTACAATTCCTATCTTCCCAAAGAAATTGAAGGTGTAAGAGTTTATACTGGAGTTGAATTAAATATTTTATCAAAGTATGGAGATGTTGATTTGCCGGAGTATATACTAAAGAAACTTGATTTTGTTATTGCTTCATTCCATAACGGCACTCCATATTCCTCAAATTCATTAGTGAAAAACACAGAGGCAATCATAAATACGATTAAGAAACCATATATAGATGGAATTTCCCATCCAGGGGATCCCCATTTCCCATATCCTGTAGAACTTGAAGAGGTAGTGAGGGCGGCAGCTCATTTTAAGAAAGCTTTAGAGGTAAATAACAATGCCTTAAAGAGGGGAGAGGTGTGGTTTAAGCACTACACAAAATTAACTGAATTATGTATAAAATATA is a genomic window of Caldisericia bacterium containing:
- the prfB gene encoding peptide chain release factor 2, translated to ISLFQEVDFLLELLKDEHDESLVNELKDKVKELKIEIEEYKKIFFLSGEHDKSNAIVSLSAGAGGVDAMDWTQILLEMYLKWFQRKRFDFNIVEVSYGEEAGIKSATVIVKGDYAYGLLKGENGVHRLVRISPFDAAHRRHTSFALVEVVPEIPEEEIKINEDDLRIDVFRASGHGGQYVNKTDSAVRVVHIPTGIVVTCQSERSQLKNKETALKVLYSKLVELKKIEKERKVYELKGGFKSASWGNQVRSYVFHPYTLVKDHRTGFETGNLGKVLNGEIDDFIWAYLRKLKDEKGKKEKDN
- a CDS encoding YitT family protein, coding for MKKERKKKIIKIIKRGAGIILGSIIQALGIILFLAPNKIAPGGFSGLAIVIHYVIPIPIGVIYFALNAPLFILAARKYGFGFIGTTLFATIASSVAIDVLNPYFSPLTNNPILASIYGGVLVGVGVGIVFKNWASTGGTDLLGQLLYDYFGLSFGTTMLIFDTLIVILAAFVFKSPDYALYGFLGLFVSAKSTDLVQEGLSYSKSVFIISNSYERIKIRIIRELHRGVTEFKVKGSYTGIEKTALLSVVPQRQLSSIKEIIHDEDPDAFVVILNAAQVIGEGFLPIEEAKR
- a CDS encoding phosphatase; amino-acid sequence: MRIEVDPHVHTIATGHAFSTIIENARVAKRRGLLGICITDHGPARPDSPKIDYFKMLYNSYLPKEIEGVRVYTGVELNILSKYGDVDLPEYILKKLDFVIASFHNGTPYSSNSLVKNTEAIINTIKKPYIDGISHPGDPHFPYPVELEEVVRAAAHFKKALEVNNNALKRGEVWFKHYTKLTELCIKYKAPILISSDAHFSYYVGDFSLSLEVISKFGEEAYNLIINRTLRGFEKFIKKILSDTLTLDKGKKSSKITEKWKGGEEYFTLKSKVPRR